One genomic region from Chelmon rostratus isolate fCheRos1 chromosome 11, fCheRos1.pri, whole genome shotgun sequence encodes:
- the LOC121613483 gene encoding N-acetyllactosaminide beta-1,3-N-acetylglucosaminyltransferase 3-like, whose amino-acid sequence MFRILRMKTIRTRTPLLLGVLLVVVYLCKNLSDHKTIHLQEDVKNNGSETRAPSKNSSYVYSWPTCEQNLTAANSSDFSSLSRMIQDFLYYRHCRHFPMLLDTPDKCGGADESADVFLLLVIKSSPVNYERREVLRKTWAKERLYNGVWIRRIFISGTTASGFQKERLNKLLKLEQRQYNDIIQWDFQESLFNLTLKQILFHEWMERNCPHTRFLLNGDDDVFANTDNIVEYLQGLKDNNGSKHLFTGHLITNARPIRSSTSKYFIPFQVDDSDSYPPYCGGGGLIMSVYTALVIFNMSQSIPIIPIDDVYIGMCLAKAGLAPASHMGVRTLGWYIPSKKLDKYDPCYFKEHLVVHRLLPADIYLMWHKIHAPDLKCSNSMEWLKENQTVIYRW is encoded by the exons ATGTTCAG GATCTTAAGGATGAAAACCATCAGAACAAGAACTCCCTTGCTGTTGGGAGTTCTTCTTGTGGTTGTCTATCTCTGCAAAAATTTATCTGACCACAAAACCATTCATCTCCAAGAAGATGTGAAAAACAATGGCAGCGAAACAAGGGCACCCTCAAAAAACAGCTCTTATGTATACTCCTGGCCTACGTGTGAACAAAATTTGACTGCTGCCAACAGCTCAGacttcagctctctctctcgtaTGATTCAAGACTTTCTCTACTACCGTCACTGTCGCCATTTCCCCATGCTACTGGACACACCTGACAAATGTGGAGGAGCTGATGAATCTGCAGACGTCTTCCTTCTGCTGGTCATTAAAAGCTCTCCTGTGAACTATGAACGCCGGGAGGTGCTGCGCAAAACCTGGGCTAAAGAGAGGTTATACAACGGCGTGTGGATTCGAAGGATCTTCATCTCAGGAACGACGGCGAGTGGTTTCCAAAAagagagactgaacaaactccTCAAACTGGAGCAACGTCAGTACAATGACATTATCCAATGGGACTTTCAAGAATCACTCTTTAACCTCACCTTGAAGCAGATACTCTTCCATGAATGGATGGAAAGAAACTGCCCGCACACTCGCTTCCTGCTCAATGGCGATGACGACGTCTTTGCCAACACAGACAACATAGTTGAGTATCTCCAAGGCCTCAAGGACAATAATGGTAGCAAGCACCTCTTTACGGGGCATCTGATCACAAATGCAAGGCCCATCAGATCGTCAACGAGCAAGTATTTTATTCCGTTTCAGGTGGATGATTCAGATTCATATCCTCCCTACTGTGGTGGTGGAGGCTTGATCATGTCTGTTTACACAGCTTTGGTCATATTCAACATGTCCCAGTCCATTCCTATTATTCCTATTGATGATGTTTACATAGGGATGTGTCTGGCCAAAGCAGGGCTTGCACCTGCTTCTCATATGGGCGTGAGGACACTAGGATGGTACATTCCCTCCAAAAAACTAGATAAATATGACCCTTGCTATTTTAAAGAACACCTAGTGGTACACAGACTCCTTCCGGCCGACATATATCTCATGTGGCATAAAATACATGCACCAGATCTGAAATGCAGCAACTCAATGGAATGGCTTAAGGAGAACCAAACTGTGATTTACAGGTGGTAA